The genomic interval CCGGAACGTGCTTCAGAAGCAATTCTGGGCAGCGATGATGGAATTCGGCTGTTTCAGTCATTGATTAAAAATTGGAGGGACGCCTATGCTATCAACGTATGAGCCGGCACCGGAAAGAATTGAACAAGAGGCATTGTATCTCGAGCTGGGGTTAAGCGAGGATGAATATAAACGCGTCAAGAATATATTGGGACGGCGCCCGAACATGACTGAAGCAGGAATTTTTGCCGTCATGTGGTCGGAACATTGCAGCTACAAAACGTCCAAACCATTGCTGAAGAAATTCCCGTCTGATGGGCCGCACGTTCTTCAGGGTCCTGGTGAAGGTGCTGGCGTTGTCGATATCGGTGATGGGCAGGCAGCGGTATTCAAGATTGAAAGTCATAATCATCCGTCAGCTGTTGAGCCGTATCAAGGTGCGGCAACTGGTGTCGGTGGTATTATCCGGGATGTGTTTTCCATGGGAGCACGGCCGATTGCCTTGATGAATTCATTACGATTCGGAAATCTTGGAACAGAACGAGTGAACTATTTATTTGAGGAAGTGGTTCATGGGATTGCCGGGTATGGCAACTGTGTAGGTGTTCCAACCGTTGGCGGTGAAGTACAATTTGATGAAAGTTACGAAGACAATCCGCTCGTTAATGCGATGTGCATTGGACTCATTAACCACGAGGATATGCAGAAAGGAATTGCTGCAGGAACGGGAAATACGGTCATCTATGCTGGGGCGCCAACCGGCCGCGATGGTATTCATGGTGCCACATTTGCCTCAGGTGATCTAGCAGATGACTCAGATAAGGATCGGCCGTCGGTTCAGGTTGGTGACCCATTTATGGAAAAATTGCTAATCGAAGCATGCCTGGAAGTAATCCACTCTGATGCGCTTGTTGGGATGCAGGATATGGGCGCTGCAGGCCTAACGTCATCCGCAAGTGAGATGGCCAGTAAAGCGGGAACGGGAATGACGATGAATCTGGATTTGGTTCCACAGCGTGAACAGCATATGAGCGCGTATGAATTAATGCTTTCTGAATCACAAGAACGCATGCTGCTTGTGGTGAAACAAGGACGCGAGCAGGAAATTATAGATGTGTTTACAAAATACGGACTCGAAGCGGTAGCAGTCGGAGAAGTGACGGAAGACAAATCATTTCGCCTGCTGCAACACGATGAGATTGTGGCGGCTATTCCGGTTGATGCCCTTGCCGAGGAGGCACCGGTATACCATATGCCGTCAAAAGAAGCGTCGTACGTACGAGAATTTCAGAAAATGGAGAATAAAACACCAGATGTAAGCGATCATACGGCTATGCTGAAACAAATATTGCAGGAGCCAACCATTGCAAGTAAGGAATATGTGTATGACCAGTATGATTCCATGGTACAGACAAATACAGTTGTCAAACCTGGGTCAGATGCAGCCGTCATTCGGGTGAAAGGAACGGATAAGGCACTTGCTATGACAACCGATTGTAATTCTCGCTACATTTACTTGGACCCGGAAACGGGCGGAAAAATAGCTGTTGCGGAAGCCGCACGGAATATCGTGTGTTCCGGTGCACGCCCGCTCGGATTGACTGATGGGCTGAACTACGGTAACCCGACAAATCCGGAAGTTTTCTGGCAGATGGAAAAGAGTGTGGAAGGAATGAGTGAAGCGGCAAACACGCTTGCAACGCCTGTCATTAGCGGGAATGTATCCCTATACAACCAGTCTAAAGGCAAATCGATTTTTCCGACACCGGTTGTAGGCATGGTTGGTTTGGTAGCATCACTTGACCATATTACGCCGAGTTTTTTCCAAGAAACAGGCGATTTGATTTACTTGATTGGCGAAACAAAGCCTGAGTTCGGAGGCAGTCAACTACAGAAGATTATTTCCGGAACATATGAAGGTAAAGCACCTGCGATAGATTTACAAGTAGAGTCCGAGCGGCAGCAGCAATTACTGGAAGCCATCGAGCAGGGACTCGTCCAGTCTGCACATGACCTGGCTGAAGGTGGGTTGGCCACAGCACTTGCTGAATCAGTATTCAACGGAAAAGGACTTGGCGTTAAAGCATCATTAACAGGGGATCCAACCGTTGCCCTTTTTAGTGAATCCCAATCCCGGTTCCTTGTCTCAGTACGGCCGGAAAATAAAGATTTATTTGAAAAAACAGTAGCCGCTGCAAACCATATCGGAACGGTAACAGCAGACAGCAAGTTTGTAATAGATGTTAATGGGATGAAACAGGTGGAGGAAGATGCAAGCGTACTTCATAACCTCTGGAAAGGAGCAATTCCATGCTTGCTGAACAAAAAGGTATAAATGAAGAATGTGGTGTATTCGGTATTTGGGGGCATGATAAAGCGGCGGAATTGACGTATTACGGTCTTCACGCGATGCAGCACCGTGGACAGGATGGTGCCGGCGTCGTTGTTAATAATGGTAATTGCCTAACCTCCCATAAAGGGTTAGGCCTTGTCAATGACGTATTTAAATACGCTCCTTTTCATGAGCTAACTGGTGACGCTGCAGTCGGTCATGTACGAAATGCCACAGAGGGAAGCAACGTGTACGAAAATGTGCAGCCGCTCTTATTCCAATCACAGATGAAAAGTATGGCGCTTGCTCATAACGGTAATCTCATGAATACCGATCGTCTTCGTAATGAATTAGAAAGCCAGGGCAGTATCCTCCAGACTTCCTCCGATACGGAAGTGCTTGCCCATCTGATTAAACGCAGCGGTATGGAGGTCAATGAACAATCGCTTGCTGCTGCACTTAATCAAACTACTGGTGCCTACAGTTTTTTGGTCATGACGGATGACAAAATGTATGCTGCACTGGACCCGAGTGGTATCAGACCGTTATCGATTGGCCGAATTGGCGATGCCTACGTGGTTGCATCCGAGTCGTGTGCGTTTGATCAGATAGGCGCTACCTTTGAACGGGAAGTTTTGCCGGGGGAATTGATAACGATCAGTTCGCATGGAATGGAGTCCACCCGCTTTGCCATCAGGGGCCAGCGGAAGATGTGTGCCATGGAGTATGTTTATCTGTCAAGACCAGACAGTAATGTTAACCGGGTAAATGTTCATGCGTCACGAAAACAAATGGGAAAAGAATTGGCGCAAGAATCTCCAGCAGATGCAGATATCGTGATTGGTGTACCTGATTCAAGTATATCAGCTGCGATTGGATTTGCTGAAGAAAGCGGCTTGCCCTACGAAATGGGGATTATCAAAAATCGCTACGTTGGGAGAACATTTATACAGCCGTCCCAAGAGCTACGTGAGCAAGGTGTGAAATTAAAGCTTGCACCAGTAAGGGGGATGGTGGAAGGTAAGCGGGTTGTCATGATTGATGACTCCATTGTACGCGGGACGACAAGCAAACGAATTGTGCAGATGCTGAAAAATGCGGGAGCAGCTGAAGTACACGTCCGTATTGCATCACCGCCGATTGAGCATCCGTGCTGGTACGGTATTGATATGTCAACGTACGAGGAACTGATTGCGGCAAATCATTCACTAGATGAGATTCGAGATACGATTGAAGCAGACAGCCTGGCATTTTTGTCAGAATCCGGTCTGGAACAGGCAATCGTCAGAGACAAAACCATTCATCAAGGAATTTGTACCGCATGCATGACAGGCGAGTACCCGGTAATGCAGGACAAAGAAAAGGCATTAGCTCACAAGAAGTCTTAAAGAAGGGATGTCAGCAATGGAGAACACGTACAAGGCAGCTGGTGTGGATGTGGAACAAGGATATGAGGCCGTCAGACGGATGAAAAGACATGTCGCCAAAACGGCACGGCCGGAAATGTTGGATGAAATCGGTGCATTTGCTGGTCTCTTTGATTTATCATCATTCAACTATCAGGAACCGGTGTTAGTTTCCGGTACAGACGGTGTCGGTACAAAATTGAAACTCGCAGCCGAGATGCAAAAACACGATACAGTTGGCATTGATCTAGTTGCGATGTGTGTAAATGATATTGTCGCACAAGGTGCACAGCCGTTATTTTTCCTGGATTATATAGCATGCGGAAAGACGGATCCGGCCCTGATTGAACAAGTCGTTGCCGGTATTTCCCAAGGGTGCATAGATGCAGGTGCGGGTCTAATTGGTGGCGAAACAGCAGAAATGCCTGGTATGTATCAGGATGATGAATATGATTTGGCCGGATTTACGGTTGGCATCGCTGAAAAGTCACAACTCGTGACCGGTGCATCGATCGCTACGGGTGATACAATCATCGGCTTGACGTCAAGCGGCATTCATTCCAATGGATACTCCCTCGTTAGAAAGCTGGTGGAAGGGCTCGATTTTGATAAAATGTATACAGGATTAACGGCCCCGCTCGGGAACACCCTGCTAACCCCAACAAAGATTTATGCCAAATCGGTTGCAGCGGTTATGAAAGAAATAAACGTTAAAGGAATCGCACACATAACAGGCGGCGGCTTTCATGAAAACCTTCCCCGTATGATGCCTGAAGGGCTGGGTGCGGAAATAGATGTTTCCAGCTGGCAGAAACCGGACGTATTTTCGTTTCTACAGCGTGTGGGTGACATTTCCGATGAAGAGATGTACCGCGTTTTTAATATGGGAATCGGCATGGCCATCGTTGTCGCACCCGAGGAAGCAGACACAGTGCTGCGAATTCTCGAAACACACGGCGAAACGGCTACAGTTATCGGAAAAACAGTGCCGGAAGAAGGAGTGCATTTGCTGCCATGACAAACGTACGTGCCGCAGTATTCGCATCCGGGTCCGGTAGTAACTTTCAGGCAATCATGGAAGAAACGAACCTCCCAGTTGACGTGGTGCTGCTTGTTTGCGACCGGTCTGATGCGGGTGTGATTGCCAAAGCGGAAAAATTCGGAGTCGAGTCGTTAATTTTTGACCCAAAAGCATATGCAGGAAAAGAAGATTACGAACGTCTGCTAGTTAAAAAACTTCGGGATAGCCAGGTAGAATGGCTATTCTTAGCTGGCTATATGCGTATTGTCGGATCAGTGCTTTTAACCAATTATGCAGGCAGGATGATAAATATCCATCCGTCTCTGCTTCCGGACTTTCCCGGAAAAGATGCGATTGGCCAAGCGTATACAGCAGGCGTTGAAACAACCGGTGTGACCGTTCATTACGTTGATGCGGGCATCGATACAGGCCCGGTTATTGCACAGCAGGAAGTCCCTGTGCACCCGAATGATACAAGGGAAACGTTGACAAAGCGTATACAGCAGGTAGAGCACAACCTGTATCCAACAGTCATCCGTCAGCTGCTTGAACAGGAGGATGAACGGGACGCCGGAATTAGCCGCAACAGCTCTGTTATTGTTGATTGATTTGGAAACGGAAACGCCAAAGTTTGGATCAAAAACGCCAAAGTTTGGGACGAAAACGCCAAATGTTGCGTACCGCCATAAGAATCGGCTACGAATGTTACAGACAAAAGAAAATACGACAAAAGTGAGGAATTATGATGAAACGACGGGTATTGATAAGTGTTTACGATAAGCGTCATGTTACCGAATTTGCAACAGGTCTTATTGAGATGGGATATGAAATCATTTCAACCGGCGGAACGCTTAAACGGTTGCGAGATGCTGGACTTGACGCCATAGCTGTGGAGGATCTGACAGGTTTTTCCGAGATGCTTGATGGCCGTGTGAAGACGTTGCACCCAGCTGTCCAGGCTGGAATTCTGGCCAATCGGGGGCAGGACTTACATTTGCAACAGCTAGAAGACAGTGGCATTAAACCTATCGATCTAGTAGTGGTCAACCTTTATCCATTTAAACAAACGTTTGATCAACCAGATGCGACCGAGCAGACAATTATCGAGAATATTGATATTGGCGGGCCTACCATGCTGCGGGCAGCTGCGAAAAATTTTAACGATGTAGCGGCTGTCGTTGATCCTGCAGATTATGAAGCTGTCTTAGATGCCATTCGTAATGACGCACTGGACCGGCCCAAACGCAAAAAGCTGGCTGCAAAAGTATTTCGCCATACGGCCCAATATGATGCACTGATTGCTAATTATTTCACCGACGAATCGTTCCCGGAACATTATACGGTCACCTATGAAAAGAATCAGACACGAGATACGGCGAGAATCCACATCAAGAAGCGGCGTTTTATAAAAATCCATTTGACACACCAATGAGTCTTGCTGCTGCACATCAGTTACACGGTAAGCAGCTATCTTATAACAATATTCAGGATGCCAATGCGGCACTAGCTATGATTAATGAGTATCAGGCACCGGCAGCTGTTGCGGTTAAGCACATGAATCCAAGCGGTATCGGGGAGGCAGAAGATTTAAGCACTGCCTTTTCCAAGGCGTATGCGGCGGATCCGGTTTCTATTTTTGGCGGTATTGTTGCCTGTAACCGCACCGTGGACGCAGAGGTTGCCAGAAAATTGCGGGAGATTTTTCTAGAGATTGTTATTGCACCTCAATTTACCGAAGATGCGCTGGCGATTTTAACGGAAAAGAAAAATATTCGGTTATTGCAAGTAGAAATGGATCAAGCCCAGTCAGGCGGCCATCAGCTGATGACTGTTCATGGTGGTGTATTGATTCAGTCGACTGATGATGGATCCCTTTCCGATGACCAGCTAATCTACCCGACGGAAAAGCGGCCGACCGACTATGAGCTAACTGATTTGCAGTTCGCATGGAAAGCAGTCAAACATGTTAAATCCAATGCCATTGTCCTGGCGAAAGATGTGCAGACGATTGGTGTTGGCGCTGGTCAGATGAATCGGGTCGGTGCGGCGGAAATTGCGTTGAAACAGGCCGGAGCTAAGGCTGAAGGAGCAGTGCTTGCGTCTGATGCATTTTTCCCGATGCCAGACACGGTGGAAGCAGCAGCCAAAGCGGGGATTAGTGCCATCATTCAGCCCGGTGGTTCGAAGCGAGATCAAGATTCGATTGATATGTGTAACCAATATGGCATTGCGATGGTCTTTACAGGTATGCGGCACTTCAAGCATTGATGTGCAACGTTCATTCTTGAATCATACGTAAAATTACTTTGTCCGTTAAACAGTTAATATTATCAGAAAAACCCTAATGATGGAAGGTGTGTTTTGAATGAATCTGTTGGTAGTTGGAAGTGGCGGTCGGGAACATAGTTTGATCATGAAGCTGCGCGAGAGTGGCCGTGCTGATCAGATTTATGCGGCACCGGGAAATGGTGGTATTAGTAATTTTGCCACCTGCGTAAACATAAATGAAATGGACATGGAGCGGCTGGTGGAATTTGCTAGAGAGAAGGAAATTGACTTGACGATTGTCGGACCGGAAGCCCCGTTGCTTGCCGGAATCGCTGACAGATTTCATGAAGCAGGCCTTGCTATCTTTGCACCATCGCAGAAAGCTGCTTTGCTTGAGGGAAGCAAGCGCTATGCGAAAGACTTCATGCAGAAATATGATATTCCAACAGCCGATTATGCGAGTTTTACCAAAGCAACTGATGCAAAAGCCTATATAAACAAAATAGGTGCACCGGTCGTTGTGAAGGCTGATGGACTCGCTGCAGGCAAGGGTGTCGTTGTTGCCAACACAATTGAAGAAGCAGTCACCGCGGTGGATGAACTGACTGACGATGAGGAGGGTTCTCCGGGGATTGTGGTTGAGGAATGTCTCGTCGGAAGTGAACTCTCCTTGATGGCATTCGTCCATGACGGCAATGTTTTCCCGATGTTGCCGGCACGGGATTACAAACGAGCCTATGACGATGACGAGGGGCCAAACACCGGTGGGATGGGCGCATATGCTCCTGTGGCTGACGTCTCATCGGAAACATTAGAGAAAGTAAAGGAAAACATTTTGCAAGTGACAGCCGATGGAATCAAACAAGAAGGGCACCCGTTTACCGGCATACTGTATGCTGGGTTAATGATGACAGCAGATGGTCCGAAAGTCATTGAATTCAATGCTCGATTCGGTGACCCGGAAACACAGGTTGTTTTACCGCTGTTGCAAAATGATCTCTTGCAGGTGTTTCTCGATGTGCTGGATGGCAAGGATCCTGAACTAGAGTGGGAAGCAAAAAGCTGTGCCGGTGTGGTCCTGGCATCAGCTGGTTATCCGGGACCATATGAAAAAGGTGCACCGTTGCCGGAGTTGACAACGGACGAAAATTCATTTGTAGTGCACGCCGGAACCAGGGAAACGGCTGACGGAACCGTATCTGACGGCGGAAGGGTTCTTCTAGCCGGTGCAAAAGGGGATACCTTATCCGAAGCAATCCAGAGTGCTTACGATTGGCTGGATCAACACATCGATTCAGATGCCTTCTTTTACCGAAAAGATATAGCCCGGCCCACGATACCGTCGAAACTCACCACAAACAACTAGTATGAACTAGCTATAAGCAACTACAATTGTCACAACAACAGCCCACCCTTTCATTTCGAGGAGGGGCGGGCTGTATTTTTAGCTATGAGAGTTTTAAAGAAACCCCTGCTAATGGAAGTTTCATTTAATCATTTGCTCAATAATTTGTTTGTTGCGTTCCTCGAAAGCTTCGTTATGGGAGGAAACCATTGCTGTTTTAGCAGCGTCAGGTTCAATAAATTGTTTAGCCTGGTTAACTGCATTGGCCGCATCCTGAAAGGCACCGGCAATTAAGTTCAGTTTTCCTTCATGCATGAGGATGTCACCGGCAGCGTACAGTCCGTCCAGTGAAGATTCGCTTTTGGCGTTGCCGGAGACGAAATAGTCGTCTTCCATGGCAATATCAATATTACTATTATCAAGCAACGATGTATCGCGCTCATAGCCATGATTGACAATCACTGCATCCACCGGAAGATGATTGACCACTCCCGTCTGTTTATTCGTCAGCTCAACCTGTTCAATGGATTCGCCGTCGCTACTTGCAACAAGGTCGGTTATCGATGTGTGGAAGAAACAGACGACAGAGCCGTTCCTTAATTGGGTCGCCTGTGATTCGTGACAATCGAAATTATTTTTTCGGCAAGTGATGAAAACACGCTTGGCTATAGGCTCCAGCTCATTGGCCCAGTCGGTCGCCGAGCTGCCACCACCGGAGATAATCACAGTTTTATCCTTAAACTGTTGCAGTGACTCCACGGAATAGTACAGATTGGCATCCTCAAATTTTTCCGCGCCGCTGATTGCTAGTTTTTTAGGATTCAATATTCCGCTGCCGACTGCAATGATAACAGTTCGTGAATAATGTACATGACCTGAGGCGGCATGTAACTCATAAATGCCCTGTTCTGTACGGGTGATTGAATCAACTTTTTCATTGAGCACAACCTCAGGGTCGAACGTCAATCCTTGCTCAATCATCTGCTCTGTAAATTTTGCCCCAGTCAGTGGTGGCAATCCGCCAACATCCCAAACCATTTTTTGGGGATAAACGTGTACTTTACCACCTAAGTATGGTTGATATTCGATGACCTTTGTTTTTAATTCCCTGAGTCCGCTGTAAAATGCCGAAAACAAGCCGGCTGGACCGCCGCCAATAATGGTAACATCAAACAATTCATTATTAGTCAATGCCGTTCACTCCTCAGACCATGTGTAACTGATTATCATTCTCATTAAATTATACACGATTGAAGTATAAAAGAAAAGGTTGACAGGAAAAAAAGCGGCGTATATAGTTTGATTGTAAGAAAATGATAATCATTATCATTTGCGACGGTGTGGTAACCCCGTAGATTCACTTGATACATAACGAATAGGGCTTTTGGGGACGATACCACTGAAAAACCATATTGGGAGTGAACAGGATGAAGAAGTGGCTGTTGTTGATTGGTATTACTTTGCTGACATTATTAGCAGCATGCGGTACGGACGACAATCAAGAAAAAACGGATAATGGCTCAGATGACATACAGTAAGGAAGGTACAGCCAATATGTACGATGAATTGATGGGTGAATTCAAAACAATTGCGAAAGTAACGGGTAAAGAAAATGAAGCTGAACAGAAACTTGCTGATTTAGACGATTTTTATGATAAGCAAAAACAGCGCCTGGCTGATGCGGGGATAGAAGATGCAAAGTATTTACTGACAATGGCCTTCTCATCACAAAACTCCCCGATATTACGGCTATATGCAAATAATTCCTATCCGGTGCAGGCACTGAATAACATTGGGCTTACCAATGCATATGAAACCGATGAACCTCAAACATATGGGTTTTCAGAAATAGGCGTGGAGCCGCTACAGCGCTTTCAGGATGAAGACCTTCATTTCTTTTCTATTGTGCAGGAGGATGACAACATCTTTAAAAATCAACTCAAAGGTAATCCGGCGTGGGAGAATTTGAATTTTGTTGAAGGTGAGCGGGCGCATTATCTTCCAGGGGATACACCGGTCATTGGAGGTGTATCATCAGCAAAAGCACTCGTGAAACAGATGGTGGATACCATGGTAAATGAATAGTCATTGTGGGGCTGTTGGAAATAGCAGCGGAATCAATCAATCGATTCTGCTGCTATTTTTTATGCTGAGTGCCCGATTGCGGCCGTTGCACCTTCGTTAGGTCACTCATCGTCCTTATGAGTGCCCGATTGCGGCCGTTGCACCTTCGTTAGGTCACTCATCGTCCTTATGAGTGCCCGATTGCGGCCATGGCACCTTCGTTAGGTCGCTCATCGTCCTTATGAGTGCCCGATTGCGGCCGTTGCACCTTCATTCGGTCGCTCATCGTCCCTATGAGTGCCCGATTGCGGCCGTTGCACCTTCGTTAGGTCGCTCATCGTCCTTATGAGTGCCCGATCGCGGCCGTTGCACCTTCATTCGGTCGCTCATCGTCCTTATGAGTGCCCGATTGCGGCGTTGCACCTTCAATCGGTCACTCATCGTTCTTATGAGTGCCCGATTGCGGCCGTTGCACCTTCGTTAGGTCGCTCATCGTCCTTATGAGTGCCCGATTGCGGCCGTGTCACCTTCGTTAGGTCGCTCATCGTCCTTATGAGTGCCCGATTGCGGCCGTTGCACCTTCATTCGGTCGCTCATCGTCCCTATGAGTGCCCGATTGCGCTTGAATAACAAAAAACACTGCACAGCCACTAAGACACAAAATTGTCACAAAAGATTCACTTTCATTTTTGAAAACGCTACAGTATAAAATTGAAATATATGTTAAGATAGATAAAATCACATTTTGGAGCGTTGATTTGTATGTTAGAGAATAGATTTCAGTGGAGAAACCGTGAGTTGAGAGAGCATACATCGGTTATTGATGGGAAAGTTTCCCCGACAATCGTTTTAAAGAATGGAACGTATTTAAATACCTATACAAAACAATGGCAAAAGACGAACATCTGGATTATGCGTGACCGGATTGTGTACGTAGGTGACGAACTTCCGGAACAGTGTGCGTATGCAGAGGTTGTTGACTGTGACGGGAAATACCTTGTTCCCGGCTATATTGAGCCGCACGCACATCCTTTTCAATTATATAATCCTGAGGCGTTTGCCATGCACGGTGCGAGTTATGGCACGACGGCATATATTAAT from Lentibacillus cibarius carries:
- the purL gene encoding phosphoribosylformylglycinamidine synthase subunit PurL, encoding MLSTYEPAPERIEQEALYLELGLSEDEYKRVKNILGRRPNMTEAGIFAVMWSEHCSYKTSKPLLKKFPSDGPHVLQGPGEGAGVVDIGDGQAAVFKIESHNHPSAVEPYQGAATGVGGIIRDVFSMGARPIALMNSLRFGNLGTERVNYLFEEVVHGIAGYGNCVGVPTVGGEVQFDESYEDNPLVNAMCIGLINHEDMQKGIAAGTGNTVIYAGAPTGRDGIHGATFASGDLADDSDKDRPSVQVGDPFMEKLLIEACLEVIHSDALVGMQDMGAAGLTSSASEMASKAGTGMTMNLDLVPQREQHMSAYELMLSESQERMLLVVKQGREQEIIDVFTKYGLEAVAVGEVTEDKSFRLLQHDEIVAAIPVDALAEEAPVYHMPSKEASYVREFQKMENKTPDVSDHTAMLKQILQEPTIASKEYVYDQYDSMVQTNTVVKPGSDAAVIRVKGTDKALAMTTDCNSRYIYLDPETGGKIAVAEAARNIVCSGARPLGLTDGLNYGNPTNPEVFWQMEKSVEGMSEAANTLATPVISGNVSLYNQSKGKSIFPTPVVGMVGLVASLDHITPSFFQETGDLIYLIGETKPEFGGSQLQKIISGTYEGKAPAIDLQVESERQQQLLEAIEQGLVQSAHDLAEGGLATALAESVFNGKGLGVKASLTGDPTVALFSESQSRFLVSVRPENKDLFEKTVAAANHIGTVTADSKFVIDVNGMKQVEEDASVLHNLWKGAIPCLLNKKV
- the purF gene encoding amidophosphoribosyltransferase, whose amino-acid sequence is MLAEQKGINEECGVFGIWGHDKAAELTYYGLHAMQHRGQDGAGVVVNNGNCLTSHKGLGLVNDVFKYAPFHELTGDAAVGHVRNATEGSNVYENVQPLLFQSQMKSMALAHNGNLMNTDRLRNELESQGSILQTSSDTEVLAHLIKRSGMEVNEQSLAAALNQTTGAYSFLVMTDDKMYAALDPSGIRPLSIGRIGDAYVVASESCAFDQIGATFEREVLPGELITISSHGMESTRFAIRGQRKMCAMEYVYLSRPDSNVNRVNVHASRKQMGKELAQESPADADIVIGVPDSSISAAIGFAEESGLPYEMGIIKNRYVGRTFIQPSQELREQGVKLKLAPVRGMVEGKRVVMIDDSIVRGTTSKRIVQMLKNAGAAEVHVRIASPPIEHPCWYGIDMSTYEELIAANHSLDEIRDTIEADSLAFLSESGLEQAIVRDKTIHQGICTACMTGEYPVMQDKEKALAHKKS
- the purM gene encoding phosphoribosylformylglycinamidine cyclo-ligase; the protein is MENTYKAAGVDVEQGYEAVRRMKRHVAKTARPEMLDEIGAFAGLFDLSSFNYQEPVLVSGTDGVGTKLKLAAEMQKHDTVGIDLVAMCVNDIVAQGAQPLFFLDYIACGKTDPALIEQVVAGISQGCIDAGAGLIGGETAEMPGMYQDDEYDLAGFTVGIAEKSQLVTGASIATGDTIIGLTSSGIHSNGYSLVRKLVEGLDFDKMYTGLTAPLGNTLLTPTKIYAKSVAAVMKEINVKGIAHITGGGFHENLPRMMPEGLGAEIDVSSWQKPDVFSFLQRVGDISDEEMYRVFNMGIGMAIVVAPEEADTVLRILETHGETATVIGKTVPEEGVHLLP
- the purN gene encoding phosphoribosylglycinamide formyltransferase, coding for MTNVRAAVFASGSGSNFQAIMEETNLPVDVVLLVCDRSDAGVIAKAEKFGVESLIFDPKAYAGKEDYERLLVKKLRDSQVEWLFLAGYMRIVGSVLLTNYAGRMINIHPSLLPDFPGKDAIGQAYTAGVETTGVTVHYVDAGIDTGPVIAQQEVPVHPNDTRETLTKRIQQVEHNLYPTVIRQLLEQEDERDAGISRNSSVIVD
- the purD gene encoding phosphoribosylamine--glycine ligase → MNLLVVGSGGREHSLIMKLRESGRADQIYAAPGNGGISNFATCVNINEMDMERLVEFAREKEIDLTIVGPEAPLLAGIADRFHEAGLAIFAPSQKAALLEGSKRYAKDFMQKYDIPTADYASFTKATDAKAYINKIGAPVVVKADGLAAGKGVVVANTIEEAVTAVDELTDDEEGSPGIVVEECLVGSELSLMAFVHDGNVFPMLPARDYKRAYDDDEGPNTGGMGAYAPVADVSSETLEKVKENILQVTADGIKQEGHPFTGILYAGLMMTADGPKVIEFNARFGDPETQVVLPLLQNDLLQVFLDVLDGKDPELEWEAKSCAGVVLASAGYPGPYEKGAPLPELTTDENSFVVHAGTRETADGTVSDGGRVLLAGAKGDTLSEAIQSAYDWLDQHIDSDAFFYRKDIARPTIPSKLTTNN
- a CDS encoding NAD(P)/FAD-dependent oxidoreductase, which translates into the protein MTNNELFDVTIIGGGPAGLFSAFYSGLRELKTKVIEYQPYLGGKVHVYPQKMVWDVGGLPPLTGAKFTEQMIEQGLTFDPEVVLNEKVDSITRTEQGIYELHAASGHVHYSRTVIIAVGSGILNPKKLAISGAEKFEDANLYYSVESLQQFKDKTVIISGGGSSATDWANELEPIAKRVFITCRKNNFDCHESQATQLRNGSVVCFFHTSITDLVASSDGESIEQVELTNKQTGVVNHLPVDAVIVNHGYERDTSLLDNSNIDIAMEDDYFVSGNAKSESSLDGLYAAGDILMHEGKLNLIAGAFQDAANAVNQAKQFIEPDAAKTAMVSSHNEAFEERNKQIIEQMIK
- a CDS encoding ABC transporter substrate-binding protein, coding for MTYSKEGTANMYDELMGEFKTIAKVTGKENEAEQKLADLDDFYDKQKQRLADAGIEDAKYLLTMAFSSQNSPILRLYANNSYPVQALNNIGLTNAYETDEPQTYGFSEIGVEPLQRFQDEDLHFFSIVQEDDNIFKNQLKGNPAWENLNFVEGERAHYLPGDTPVIGGVSSAKALVKQMVDTMVNE